One window of the Trifolium pratense cultivar HEN17-A07 linkage group LG2, ARS_RC_1.1, whole genome shotgun sequence genome contains the following:
- the LOC123909172 gene encoding kinesin-like protein KIN-10C isoform X2, with product MASNQFGFTRSNSGQKLRVIAKIRGFSDQDTNIGTVDWVSVNTENSGDVTISFKEQSSSQYSVDYCYKEHEDNEIIYSREVKPLVSAAFEGINSTVIAHGARGSGKTQLLQGSYERPGLALFAISEFLSMAEKNGKSIAVSFYEVDHQDHAVDLLNPEHPPILVLEDHGRIQFKGLTQTPVKSIAEFQNISITACSSHKAAPQKGFERVRRSHMGLIVHVFSQNETVDGVVSKMSFVDMAGYEDARRKSSDAFGHVENKQINKSIHTLLNVCHALSTNENRVPFRESKLTGMLQDSLRGNSKILLVSCLNPSFCQDTVYMVSLASRSRTHLDSTKKTASSTRPTTTLDSIKKSAGSVRQIVASDSTKESASSVRQTVASESSKNSASSVRQTVASAYSKKNLSSGQTVTLDSTKRSESSVRQTVASDSSMKNANSVRQTVTLDSTKRSESSVRQTVASDSSKKSASSVRQTVNLDSTKISESSVRQTVASDTSKKSASSVRPTVTLDSTKKTEGSLRQTAASDSSKKTASSVRQTVTSDSTKRSESSVRQTVASDSSKKSASSVRQTVNLDSTKRSESSVKHTVASDTSKKGASSVRQTVTLDSTKRSESSLRQTAVSDSSKKSVSSVRQRVTLDSAKKSASSARQTVALDSTKKSASSAIQTVTYRKNKVPKNVSATAKKLPGSISHTYENKVDVATKTEIKGRKLFDEASHSATKAEKEISIANASIALEPLLDNSLSEDGNHVELNSGVEKGNSLTDASNNIKLSMSEQNDDSSLNASSEVELDPIVEKGISEDKEDIYTSYAINYSKDLSIADEGHNMNKENNNFMENGDFSPPISSQLRELQSLFSSTPLCMELPEKGCISLVDDQISTKIAEPRTPDIEKQDVMNTKSPWEILNGSEKQDVMNTKSPWETFNIMHGSGMENSTEIKEPRTPDIERRDVMNTKSPWETFNVHGSGMKNSLVKDYLRILNTAEKDELKKLKGIGEKRATYILELREESPEPFKSLDDLKDIGLSEKQIKGMMKKEIGELFN from the exons ATGGCATCCAACCAATTCGGCTTCACAAGATCCAATTCGGGTCAGAAACTTCGGGTCATAGCAAAAATCCGTGGCTTTTCGGATCAAGATACCAATATCGGAACTGTAGATTGGGTTTCGGTTAACACAGAAAATTCAGGGGATGTTACTATCTCCTTTAAAGAACAATCTTCTAG TCAGTATTCAGTTGACTATTGCTATAAGGAACATGAAGATAATGAAATTATCTATTCAAGGGAGGTGAAGCCTCTTGTTTCAGCAGCTTTTGAAGGAATTAACAGCACTGTTATTGCTCATGGAGCTAGAGGCAGTGGGAAAACTCAATTACTTCAG GGCTCTTATGAAAGACCGGGTTTGGCATTGTTCGCTATTTCTGAGTTTCTCTCTATGGCTGAGAAAAATGGGAAATCTATAGCAGTTTCTTTCTATGAAGTAGATCATCAGGACCATGCTGTTGATTTATTAAATCCAGAACACCCTCCAATTTTGGTGCTTGAAGATCACGGAAGAATTCAGTTTAAAGGACTTACTCAG ACTCCTGTGAAATCCATTGCTGAATTTCAAAATATATCCATCACAGCATGTTCTTCACACAAGGCTGCACCCCAAAAAGGCTTTGAGCGTGTTCGTAGGAGCCACATGGGATTAATTGTGCATGTCTTTTCCCAGAATGAAACCGTAGATGGTGTTGTGAGCAAAATGAGTTTTGTAGATATGGCAG GTTATGAAGATGCTAGAAGGAAAAGTAGTGATGCCTTTGGTCATGTTGagaataaacaaattaataagtCAATTCACACCTTATTGAATGTTTGTCATGCTTTGAGCACAAATGAAAATCGTGTTCCTTTCCGGGAAAGTAAACTGACAGGCATGTTGCAGGACTCCTTGAGGGGAAATAGCAAAATTTTGTTGGTTTCATGCTTG AACCCATCATTTTGCCAAGACACTGTTTACATGGTCAGCTTAGCATCACGGTCTCGAACCCACTTAGACTCCACGAAGAAAACTGCAAGTTCAACCAGACCGACCACTACCTTGGATTCCATAAAGAAAAGTGCAGGTTCAGTAAGACAGATAGTGGCCTCAGATTCCACAAAAGAAAGTGCAAGTTCAGTAAGACAGACAGTGGCCTCAGAATCGTCAAAGAACAGTGCAAGTTCAGTAAGACAGACAGTGGCCTCAGCTTACTCGAAGAAAAATTTGAGTTCAGGACAGACAGTAACATTAGATTCCACAAAGAGAAGCGAAAGTTCAGTAAGACAGACAGTGGCCTCAGATTCCTCAATGAAAAATGCAAATTCAGTAAGACAGACAGTAACCTTAGATTCTACAAAGAGAAGTGAAAGTTCAGTAAGACAGACAGTGGCCTCAGATTCCTCAAAGAAAAGTGCGAGTTCAGTAAGACAGACAGTAAACTTAGATTCCACAAAGATAAGTGAAAGTTCAGTAAGACAAACAGTGGCCTCAGATACCTCAAAGAAAAGTGCAAGTTCAGTAAGACCGACAGTAACCTTAGATTCCACAAAGAAAACTGAAGGTTCACTAAGACAGACAGCGGCCTCGGATTCCTCAAAGAAAACTGCAAGTTCAGTAAGACAGACAGTAACCTCAGATTCCACAAAGAGGAGTGAAAGTTCAGTAAGACAGACAGTGGCCTCAGATTCCTCAAAGAAAAGTGCGAGTTCAGTAAGACAGACAGTAAACTTAGATTCCACAAAGAGAAGTGAAAGTTCAGTAAAACATACAGTGGCCTCAGATACCTCAAAGAAAGGTGCAAGTTCGGTAAGACAGACAGTAACCTTAGATTCCACAAAGAGAAGTGAAAGTTCACTAAGACAGACAGCGGTCTCAGATTCCTCGAAGAAAAGTGTGAGTTCAGTAAGACAGAGAGTAACCTTAGATTCCGCGAAGAAAAGTGCAAGCTCAGCAAGACAGACAGTGGCCTTAGATTCCACAAAGAAAAGTGCAAGTTCAGCAATACAGACAGTGACTTATCGCAAAAACAAGGTACCCAAAAATGTATCAGCAACAGCAAAGAAATTACCAGGTTCCATATCTCATACATATGAAAATAAAGTTGATGTTGCTACAAAGACTGAAATAAAAGGAAG GAAATTGTTTGACGAAGCCAGCCACTCTGCTACTAAAGCTGAGAAG GAAATTTCCATTGCCAATGCTAGCATAGCATTAGAGCCTTTATTG GACAATTCATTATCAGAAGATGGAAATCATGTTGAACTAAACTCTGGAGTTGAAAag GGCAACTCACTTACAGATGCTAGTAATAATATCAAACTCAGTATGTCGGAACAAAAT GATGACTCATCTTTGAATGCTAGCAGTGAAGTAGAACTTGATCCCATAGTGGAAAAG GGTATTTCTGAGGACAAAGAGGATATATATACTTCTTATGCCATTAATTACTCCAAAGATTTGTCGATAGCTGATGAAG GTCATAACATGAACAAGGAGAACAACAACTTCATGGAAAATGGAGATTTTTCACCACCTATTAGTTCTCAATTGCGTGAACTTCAATCTCTCTTTTCTTCAACTCCATTATGCATGGAGTTACCAGAGAAAGGATGTATTTCACTTGTTGATGATCAGATTTCTACTAAAATTGCAGAACCAAGAACCCCTGATATTGAAAAACAAGATGTAATGAATACCAAAAGTCCTTGGGAAATACTCAACGGTTCTGAAAAACAAGATGTAATGAATACCAAAAGTCCTTGGGAAACATTCAACATCATGCATGGCTCTGGAATGGAG AATTCTACTGAAATTAAAGAACCAAGAACTCCTGACATCGAAAGACGAGATGTAATGAATACCAAAAGTCCATGGGAAACATTCAACGTGCATGGTTCTGGAATGAAG AATTCTCTTGTTAAGGACTACCTTAGAATTTTAAACACAGCTGAAAA GGATGAATTAAAGAAGTTAAAG GGAATTGGAGAGAAGAGAGCAACCTATATACTTGAGCTCCGTGAAGAATCTCCAGAACCTTTCAAGAGT
- the LOC123909172 gene encoding kinesin-like protein KIN-10C isoform X1, whose amino-acid sequence MASNQFGFTRSNSGQKLRVIAKIRGFSDQDTNIGTVDWVSVNTENSGDVTISFKEQSSSQYSVDYCYKEHEDNEIIYSREVKPLVSAAFEGINSTVIAHGARGSGKTQLLQGSYERPGLALFAISEFLSMAEKNGKSIAVSFYEVDHQDHAVDLLNPEHPPILVLEDHGRIQFKGLTQTPVKSIAEFQNISITACSSHKAAPQKGFERVRRSHMGLIVHVFSQNETVDGVVSKMSFVDMAGYEDARRKSSDAFGHVENKQINKSIHTLLNVCHALSTNENRVPFRESKLTGMLQDSLRGNSKILLVSCLNPSFCQDTVYMVSLASRSRTHLDSTKKTASSTRPTTTLDSIKKSAGSVRQIVASDSTKESASSVRQTVASESSKNSASSVRQTVASAYSKKNLSSGQTVTLDSTKRSESSVRQTVASDSSMKNANSVRQTVTLDSTKRSESSVRQTVASDSSKKSASSVRQTVNLDSTKISESSVRQTVASDTSKKSASSVRPTVTLDSTKKTEGSLRQTAASDSSKKTASSVRQTVTSDSTKRSESSVRQTVASDSSKKSASSVRQTVNLDSTKRSESSVKHTVASDTSKKGASSVRQTVTLDSTKRSESSLRQTAVSDSSKKSVSSVRQRVTLDSAKKSASSARQTVALDSTKKSASSAIQTVTYRKNKVPKNVSATAKKLPGSISHTYENKVDVATKTEIKGRKLFDEASHSATKAEKEISIANASIALEPLLDNSLSEDGNHVELNSGVEKGNSLTDASNNIKLSMSEQNCMQDDSSLNASSEVELDPIVEKGISEDKEDIYTSYAINYSKDLSIADEGHNMNKENNNFMENGDFSPPISSQLRELQSLFSSTPLCMELPEKGCISLVDDQISTKIAEPRTPDIEKQDVMNTKSPWEILNGSEKQDVMNTKSPWETFNIMHGSGMENSTEIKEPRTPDIERRDVMNTKSPWETFNVHGSGMKNSLVKDYLRILNTAEKDELKKLKGIGEKRATYILELREESPEPFKSLDDLKDIGLSEKQIKGMMKKEIGELFN is encoded by the exons ATGGCATCCAACCAATTCGGCTTCACAAGATCCAATTCGGGTCAGAAACTTCGGGTCATAGCAAAAATCCGTGGCTTTTCGGATCAAGATACCAATATCGGAACTGTAGATTGGGTTTCGGTTAACACAGAAAATTCAGGGGATGTTACTATCTCCTTTAAAGAACAATCTTCTAG TCAGTATTCAGTTGACTATTGCTATAAGGAACATGAAGATAATGAAATTATCTATTCAAGGGAGGTGAAGCCTCTTGTTTCAGCAGCTTTTGAAGGAATTAACAGCACTGTTATTGCTCATGGAGCTAGAGGCAGTGGGAAAACTCAATTACTTCAG GGCTCTTATGAAAGACCGGGTTTGGCATTGTTCGCTATTTCTGAGTTTCTCTCTATGGCTGAGAAAAATGGGAAATCTATAGCAGTTTCTTTCTATGAAGTAGATCATCAGGACCATGCTGTTGATTTATTAAATCCAGAACACCCTCCAATTTTGGTGCTTGAAGATCACGGAAGAATTCAGTTTAAAGGACTTACTCAG ACTCCTGTGAAATCCATTGCTGAATTTCAAAATATATCCATCACAGCATGTTCTTCACACAAGGCTGCACCCCAAAAAGGCTTTGAGCGTGTTCGTAGGAGCCACATGGGATTAATTGTGCATGTCTTTTCCCAGAATGAAACCGTAGATGGTGTTGTGAGCAAAATGAGTTTTGTAGATATGGCAG GTTATGAAGATGCTAGAAGGAAAAGTAGTGATGCCTTTGGTCATGTTGagaataaacaaattaataagtCAATTCACACCTTATTGAATGTTTGTCATGCTTTGAGCACAAATGAAAATCGTGTTCCTTTCCGGGAAAGTAAACTGACAGGCATGTTGCAGGACTCCTTGAGGGGAAATAGCAAAATTTTGTTGGTTTCATGCTTG AACCCATCATTTTGCCAAGACACTGTTTACATGGTCAGCTTAGCATCACGGTCTCGAACCCACTTAGACTCCACGAAGAAAACTGCAAGTTCAACCAGACCGACCACTACCTTGGATTCCATAAAGAAAAGTGCAGGTTCAGTAAGACAGATAGTGGCCTCAGATTCCACAAAAGAAAGTGCAAGTTCAGTAAGACAGACAGTGGCCTCAGAATCGTCAAAGAACAGTGCAAGTTCAGTAAGACAGACAGTGGCCTCAGCTTACTCGAAGAAAAATTTGAGTTCAGGACAGACAGTAACATTAGATTCCACAAAGAGAAGCGAAAGTTCAGTAAGACAGACAGTGGCCTCAGATTCCTCAATGAAAAATGCAAATTCAGTAAGACAGACAGTAACCTTAGATTCTACAAAGAGAAGTGAAAGTTCAGTAAGACAGACAGTGGCCTCAGATTCCTCAAAGAAAAGTGCGAGTTCAGTAAGACAGACAGTAAACTTAGATTCCACAAAGATAAGTGAAAGTTCAGTAAGACAAACAGTGGCCTCAGATACCTCAAAGAAAAGTGCAAGTTCAGTAAGACCGACAGTAACCTTAGATTCCACAAAGAAAACTGAAGGTTCACTAAGACAGACAGCGGCCTCGGATTCCTCAAAGAAAACTGCAAGTTCAGTAAGACAGACAGTAACCTCAGATTCCACAAAGAGGAGTGAAAGTTCAGTAAGACAGACAGTGGCCTCAGATTCCTCAAAGAAAAGTGCGAGTTCAGTAAGACAGACAGTAAACTTAGATTCCACAAAGAGAAGTGAAAGTTCAGTAAAACATACAGTGGCCTCAGATACCTCAAAGAAAGGTGCAAGTTCGGTAAGACAGACAGTAACCTTAGATTCCACAAAGAGAAGTGAAAGTTCACTAAGACAGACAGCGGTCTCAGATTCCTCGAAGAAAAGTGTGAGTTCAGTAAGACAGAGAGTAACCTTAGATTCCGCGAAGAAAAGTGCAAGCTCAGCAAGACAGACAGTGGCCTTAGATTCCACAAAGAAAAGTGCAAGTTCAGCAATACAGACAGTGACTTATCGCAAAAACAAGGTACCCAAAAATGTATCAGCAACAGCAAAGAAATTACCAGGTTCCATATCTCATACATATGAAAATAAAGTTGATGTTGCTACAAAGACTGAAATAAAAGGAAG GAAATTGTTTGACGAAGCCAGCCACTCTGCTACTAAAGCTGAGAAG GAAATTTCCATTGCCAATGCTAGCATAGCATTAGAGCCTTTATTG GACAATTCATTATCAGAAGATGGAAATCATGTTGAACTAAACTCTGGAGTTGAAAag GGCAACTCACTTACAGATGCTAGTAATAATATCAAACTCAGTATGTCGGAACAAAAT TGCATGCAGGATGACTCATCTTTGAATGCTAGCAGTGAAGTAGAACTTGATCCCATAGTGGAAAAG GGTATTTCTGAGGACAAAGAGGATATATATACTTCTTATGCCATTAATTACTCCAAAGATTTGTCGATAGCTGATGAAG GTCATAACATGAACAAGGAGAACAACAACTTCATGGAAAATGGAGATTTTTCACCACCTATTAGTTCTCAATTGCGTGAACTTCAATCTCTCTTTTCTTCAACTCCATTATGCATGGAGTTACCAGAGAAAGGATGTATTTCACTTGTTGATGATCAGATTTCTACTAAAATTGCAGAACCAAGAACCCCTGATATTGAAAAACAAGATGTAATGAATACCAAAAGTCCTTGGGAAATACTCAACGGTTCTGAAAAACAAGATGTAATGAATACCAAAAGTCCTTGGGAAACATTCAACATCATGCATGGCTCTGGAATGGAG AATTCTACTGAAATTAAAGAACCAAGAACTCCTGACATCGAAAGACGAGATGTAATGAATACCAAAAGTCCATGGGAAACATTCAACGTGCATGGTTCTGGAATGAAG AATTCTCTTGTTAAGGACTACCTTAGAATTTTAAACACAGCTGAAAA GGATGAATTAAAGAAGTTAAAG GGAATTGGAGAGAAGAGAGCAACCTATATACTTGAGCTCCGTGAAGAATCTCCAGAACCTTTCAAGAGT
- the LOC123909172 gene encoding kinesin-like protein KIN-10C isoform X3 has product MASNQFGFTRSNSGQKLRVIAKIRGFSDQDTNIGTVDWVSVNTENSGDVTISFKEQSSSQYSVDYCYKEHEDNEIIYSREVKPLVSAAFEGINSTVIAHGARGSGKTQLLQGSYERPGLALFAISEFLSMAEKNGKSIAVSFYEVDHQDHAVDLLNPEHPPILVLEDHGRIQFKGLTQTPVKSIAEFQNISITACSSHKAAPQKGFERVRRSHMGLIVHVFSQNETVDGVVSKMSFVDMAGYEDARRKSSDAFGHVENKQINKSIHTLLNVCHALSTNENRVPFRESKLTGMLQDSLRGNSKILLVSCLNPSFCQDTVYMVSLASRSRTHLDSTKKTASSTRPTTTLDSIKKSAGSVRQIVASDSTKESASSVRQTVASESSKNSASSVRQTVASAYSKKNLSSGQTVTLDSTKRSESSVRQTVASDSSMKNANSVRQTVTLDSTKRSESSVRQTVASDSSKKSASSVRQTVNLDSTKISESSVRQTVASDTSKKSASSVRPTVTLDSTKKTEGSLRQTAASDSSKKTASSVRQTVTSDSTKRSESSVRQTVASDSSKKSASSVRQTVNLDSTKRSESSVKHTVASDTSKKGASSVRQTVTLDSTKRSESSLRQTAVSDSSKKSVSSVRQRVTLDSAKKSASSARQTVALDSTKKSASSAIQTVTYRKNKVPKNVSATAKKLPGSISHTYENKVDVATKTEIKGRKLFDEASHSATKAEKEISIANASIALEPLLDNSLSEDGNHVELNSGVEKDDSSLNASSEVELDPIVEKGISEDKEDIYTSYAINYSKDLSIADEGHNMNKENNNFMENGDFSPPISSQLRELQSLFSSTPLCMELPEKGCISLVDDQISTKIAEPRTPDIEKQDVMNTKSPWEILNGSEKQDVMNTKSPWETFNIMHGSGMENSTEIKEPRTPDIERRDVMNTKSPWETFNVHGSGMKNSLVKDYLRILNTAEKDELKKLKGIGEKRATYILELREESPEPFKSLDDLKDIGLSEKQIKGMMKKEIGELFN; this is encoded by the exons ATGGCATCCAACCAATTCGGCTTCACAAGATCCAATTCGGGTCAGAAACTTCGGGTCATAGCAAAAATCCGTGGCTTTTCGGATCAAGATACCAATATCGGAACTGTAGATTGGGTTTCGGTTAACACAGAAAATTCAGGGGATGTTACTATCTCCTTTAAAGAACAATCTTCTAG TCAGTATTCAGTTGACTATTGCTATAAGGAACATGAAGATAATGAAATTATCTATTCAAGGGAGGTGAAGCCTCTTGTTTCAGCAGCTTTTGAAGGAATTAACAGCACTGTTATTGCTCATGGAGCTAGAGGCAGTGGGAAAACTCAATTACTTCAG GGCTCTTATGAAAGACCGGGTTTGGCATTGTTCGCTATTTCTGAGTTTCTCTCTATGGCTGAGAAAAATGGGAAATCTATAGCAGTTTCTTTCTATGAAGTAGATCATCAGGACCATGCTGTTGATTTATTAAATCCAGAACACCCTCCAATTTTGGTGCTTGAAGATCACGGAAGAATTCAGTTTAAAGGACTTACTCAG ACTCCTGTGAAATCCATTGCTGAATTTCAAAATATATCCATCACAGCATGTTCTTCACACAAGGCTGCACCCCAAAAAGGCTTTGAGCGTGTTCGTAGGAGCCACATGGGATTAATTGTGCATGTCTTTTCCCAGAATGAAACCGTAGATGGTGTTGTGAGCAAAATGAGTTTTGTAGATATGGCAG GTTATGAAGATGCTAGAAGGAAAAGTAGTGATGCCTTTGGTCATGTTGagaataaacaaattaataagtCAATTCACACCTTATTGAATGTTTGTCATGCTTTGAGCACAAATGAAAATCGTGTTCCTTTCCGGGAAAGTAAACTGACAGGCATGTTGCAGGACTCCTTGAGGGGAAATAGCAAAATTTTGTTGGTTTCATGCTTG AACCCATCATTTTGCCAAGACACTGTTTACATGGTCAGCTTAGCATCACGGTCTCGAACCCACTTAGACTCCACGAAGAAAACTGCAAGTTCAACCAGACCGACCACTACCTTGGATTCCATAAAGAAAAGTGCAGGTTCAGTAAGACAGATAGTGGCCTCAGATTCCACAAAAGAAAGTGCAAGTTCAGTAAGACAGACAGTGGCCTCAGAATCGTCAAAGAACAGTGCAAGTTCAGTAAGACAGACAGTGGCCTCAGCTTACTCGAAGAAAAATTTGAGTTCAGGACAGACAGTAACATTAGATTCCACAAAGAGAAGCGAAAGTTCAGTAAGACAGACAGTGGCCTCAGATTCCTCAATGAAAAATGCAAATTCAGTAAGACAGACAGTAACCTTAGATTCTACAAAGAGAAGTGAAAGTTCAGTAAGACAGACAGTGGCCTCAGATTCCTCAAAGAAAAGTGCGAGTTCAGTAAGACAGACAGTAAACTTAGATTCCACAAAGATAAGTGAAAGTTCAGTAAGACAAACAGTGGCCTCAGATACCTCAAAGAAAAGTGCAAGTTCAGTAAGACCGACAGTAACCTTAGATTCCACAAAGAAAACTGAAGGTTCACTAAGACAGACAGCGGCCTCGGATTCCTCAAAGAAAACTGCAAGTTCAGTAAGACAGACAGTAACCTCAGATTCCACAAAGAGGAGTGAAAGTTCAGTAAGACAGACAGTGGCCTCAGATTCCTCAAAGAAAAGTGCGAGTTCAGTAAGACAGACAGTAAACTTAGATTCCACAAAGAGAAGTGAAAGTTCAGTAAAACATACAGTGGCCTCAGATACCTCAAAGAAAGGTGCAAGTTCGGTAAGACAGACAGTAACCTTAGATTCCACAAAGAGAAGTGAAAGTTCACTAAGACAGACAGCGGTCTCAGATTCCTCGAAGAAAAGTGTGAGTTCAGTAAGACAGAGAGTAACCTTAGATTCCGCGAAGAAAAGTGCAAGCTCAGCAAGACAGACAGTGGCCTTAGATTCCACAAAGAAAAGTGCAAGTTCAGCAATACAGACAGTGACTTATCGCAAAAACAAGGTACCCAAAAATGTATCAGCAACAGCAAAGAAATTACCAGGTTCCATATCTCATACATATGAAAATAAAGTTGATGTTGCTACAAAGACTGAAATAAAAGGAAG GAAATTGTTTGACGAAGCCAGCCACTCTGCTACTAAAGCTGAGAAG GAAATTTCCATTGCCAATGCTAGCATAGCATTAGAGCCTTTATTG GACAATTCATTATCAGAAGATGGAAATCATGTTGAACTAAACTCTGGAGTTGAAAag GATGACTCATCTTTGAATGCTAGCAGTGAAGTAGAACTTGATCCCATAGTGGAAAAG GGTATTTCTGAGGACAAAGAGGATATATATACTTCTTATGCCATTAATTACTCCAAAGATTTGTCGATAGCTGATGAAG GTCATAACATGAACAAGGAGAACAACAACTTCATGGAAAATGGAGATTTTTCACCACCTATTAGTTCTCAATTGCGTGAACTTCAATCTCTCTTTTCTTCAACTCCATTATGCATGGAGTTACCAGAGAAAGGATGTATTTCACTTGTTGATGATCAGATTTCTACTAAAATTGCAGAACCAAGAACCCCTGATATTGAAAAACAAGATGTAATGAATACCAAAAGTCCTTGGGAAATACTCAACGGTTCTGAAAAACAAGATGTAATGAATACCAAAAGTCCTTGGGAAACATTCAACATCATGCATGGCTCTGGAATGGAG AATTCTACTGAAATTAAAGAACCAAGAACTCCTGACATCGAAAGACGAGATGTAATGAATACCAAAAGTCCATGGGAAACATTCAACGTGCATGGTTCTGGAATGAAG AATTCTCTTGTTAAGGACTACCTTAGAATTTTAAACACAGCTGAAAA GGATGAATTAAAGAAGTTAAAG GGAATTGGAGAGAAGAGAGCAACCTATATACTTGAGCTCCGTGAAGAATCTCCAGAACCTTTCAAGAGT